From Musa acuminata AAA Group cultivar baxijiao chromosome BXJ3-8, Cavendish_Baxijiao_AAA, whole genome shotgun sequence, one genomic window encodes:
- the LOC135645153 gene encoding glycosyltransferase BC10-like: MKPASRNKAGKMEVGPCPPPPPPPRKDSSRGLLKTVSAVIIFAVAAVVSLWTVARSSSHHHHIGSRPGLLFPMSIHTANCESSLRLEGFVRPSHLLHEMSDEELFWRASMVPKVEEYPFRRVPKVAFMFLTRGPLPLSPLWEEFLKGHEDLYSIYVHTIPGYNLNVSQSSAFYGRQIPNKVVRWGSISMVDAEKRLLANALLDFSNERFVLLSESCIPVYGFPTVYKYLMRSAHSFVQSFDENSPLGRGRYNHRMAPDIVLSQWRKGSEWLELSRSLAVEVVADFKYHFLFRKYCQPPCYADEHYFPTYFNMFHGALIANRSITWVDWSRGGPHPATYGYQNITKDLIQSIRESKICKYNSGATTMCFLFARKFASDALELLLNLTSAVMSS; the protein is encoded by the exons ATGAAACCGGCATCGAGAAACAAGGCGGGGAAGATGGAAGTAGGAccatgtcctcctcctccccctcctccaagAAAGGACTCCTCCCGCGGACTCTTAAAGACCGTGTCCGCCGTGATCATCTTCGCGGTGGCGGCGGTCGTGAGCTTGTGGACGGTGGCACGCAGCTCTTCCCATCACCACCACATCGGTTCGCGGCCGGGGCTTCTCTTCCCCATGAGCATACACACGGCCAACTGCGAGAGTAGTCTCAGGTTGGAGGGCTTCGTCCGGCCAAGCCATCTGCTGCATGAGATGAGTGACGAGGAGCTGTTCTGGAGGGCTTCCATGGTGCCCAAGGTGGAGGAGTACCCATTTAGAAGGGTGCCAAAGGTGGCGTTCATGTTCCTGACAAGAGGACCTCTGCCATTGTCACCACTGTGGGAGGAGTTCTTGAAAGGCCATGAAGACCTCTACTCGATCTACGTACACACAATTCCAGGATACAACCTCAATGTGTCACAGAGTTCTGCATTCTATGGCCGCCAGATTCCAAACAAG GTGGTTCGATGGGGATCGATATCGATGGTAGACGCAGAAAAACGACTTCTGGCTAATGCATTGCTGGACTTCTCGAACGAGCGCTTCGTTCTGCTCTCCGAGAGCTGCATTCCAGTCTATGGTTTCCCAACGGTCTACAAGTACCTAATGAGATCTGCCCACAGCTTTGTGCAGTCCTTTGACGAGAACTCGCCACTCGGTCGAGGCCGGTACAACCACCGCATGGCACCTGACATTGTGCTTTCCCAGTGGAGGAAGGGGTCGGAGTGGCTCGAGCTCAGCCGGTCGCTGGCCGTGGAAGTGGTTGCAGACTTCAAGTACCACTTCCTCTTCAGAAAGTACTGCCAGCCACCTTGCTATGCTGATGAGCACTACTTCCCCACCTACTTCAACATGTTCCATGGGGCCTTGATTGCAAACAGGAGCATTACTTGGGTGGACTGGTCCAGGGGAGGTCCTCATCCAGCAACCTATGGGTATCAAAACATAACAAAGGACCTGATCCAGTCAATAAGAGAGAGTAAAATCTGTAAATACAACTCTGGAGCAACCACTATGTGTTTCCTTTTTGCAAGGAAGTTTGCATCTGATGCATTAGAGCTCCTTCTCAACCTTACTTCAGCAGTGATGAGCTCTTGA